A stretch of DNA from Sebastes fasciatus isolate fSebFas1 chromosome 16, fSebFas1.pri, whole genome shotgun sequence:
CCTCCCAGGTTACTCTAAaccgccacacacacatacaaacactcacacacaccttgtctattattgtttttttaattattattttgttttatcgttatcattattttaatatgGGGATTATCGTATTATACttttttccttgtttccttaacaaaaaaaaaagatgaaaaatattttcctgtacttttactgtgtttgtttttttgttaaatgtgaAAACTAATAAACAAAGTGGGGGGGAAAAATGAAGTCTTACCCCTGAGGTTTTGCCTGGCACAGCGGCATCCTTTGGCGGCTCGGAAGGTTTTGGTGGTTCGGCGACTTTTGGTGCAGAGACACCCTCGTATTGAGGAAGAGGTGTTGGGTAAAGCACAGTCGGCCACTCGATACTCACACCTGGAGTTCCCTGGAACATGAGTCTCTTCAAAAACATCAAATTATTACTCAGTATAGACTGTCATATAGCGTTGTGTTCAGTAAAAAGGACCAAAAAATGATAAAGCAATAGATAAATCTGCAATTTGGTACCTTAAGTGCAGCCAGTACAGACCCAAGCTCCTCTCCACCATATTTCCACTTCCCACCTGAGAGACAACACTGAAGTCCCTTCAGTGCTGCCTGGATCTCCTGCACACAGGACACAAGGGCAGGCATGGGTCAACTGTGATTAAATGTAATATTCCCCCATTGAAATTTTcattacaacaaacaaattatcCGTACGGTGCAGTGGAAGAGCTCATCAGTGTCAGGAGGTTTGGGTGACTGCAGTGTTGTCAGGAAGACTCTGAAAGATACACTTCTGTATTGTTCATCCAAAAGTGGCTGACCGGGGATcctgaagagaaaaaaatccgACCACAGAAACAATTACAACCAAGAATTTACACCTGCAATTACTGATATTTTTTCTCCCACATTGGTGCAGCGGAAACAAGTTGTGCACGCCACATTGGAATTATCTTTTAAAGTTTATGTGGCAAACTTGTTTGCTCATTTACACATCCAGTAGTTACGGAACAACATTActctttgttaaaaaaacatatttgcaaCTTAAACATAGAATTACATTATGTAATCACAGAGAaggataaacaaacaaataaactaataaataaatagataaaagagGCGCGTGGCAGACAGGCAGCAAAACCCACGCTCAACGCAGGTAGGTAACAATATTCTTTTGGATTTGTGTTTCTGGTCTTGGACTTGATGAATGTATGtcaaatattcactctcttttagctctatCTTTGATCTCCATCATCTCTTAAGGGTAATATCTGGCTCTTTCACTGCTAAATGCTTCACTACGTTTACCGGCTAGTCTcaaactgtgtctgtctgcagtttgATGCTGAGCAAACAGCTACccatgaaaacagctgcctgctgcatcaaaaaaaaaaagctaagagAGCAGTGAGAGCAAAACAGCACGGTTGGGGACTGGACAGCGAGTATTTAGCTATAAAAACTACAATACTGATGCCAATTTGTGACCTAGAAGTATTCTACAAACTGGGCACACGGtacacacagacaaaaatgCACAATATGGCTACTGGCTAAATGTATAAGCATGCTAGAGCCTACCTGAGACAGATGTTGGCCATACAGGTAAGAGCAACATGGCGTAACTCCATATTTGGCTGAGATGGAGAACTATACAGCAGGAGGACTCCCTCTTCACCCAGCAAGTCACTGAGGTGCTATGAATGAGAAGcattatattaaatattcagCAGTTAGCTATCATACACTGTCTACAATACACTTTCACAAAGCGGGTACAAATATCTACCTGGTGGCACTGTGGTCCATTCCTATATACTACTGTGGAGAGTGCCAGGAGAACATCTGAGTGCGTCCACGTACTGCACTCTTTCAGTGCACTGACGGTATAGTTCACCAATACATCCAATGTCCGCTCATCCATTATTACCTTACAAAACAGTGAGAAGATAAAGtaagaaaatatgtattttttcagGCGATTACATACTGTTCATGGTCGGTACATGAGTAGATGTGCACAGTAGTATAAGATCTACTGTTACTAAAGGATAGTTTTTACCTTTAGCTGATTGAGTAGATGATGTATTAGCTGGCAGAGTTTGATGACTAAATGTTCTTGACTCAGCGGCACAAGACAGCTGACATGTTTCAGCAGACTGCACACCTCCTGAAATGGAAATTATGAGACTCAGCACGGCCAAAACATCtttcacagcaaaaaaaacaaataatcctGGATATCACATATGTTTATTTAGTTGATTAAGTAGACGCTTGATACAAACAGAAAAGGCAAACTTTTAAGTGCCAGAGCAGAACTcattttcactttgtttttgcTGGGGTGTTGTTAAATAGTTGGTAGGACACTACCACATGACTGCTAGGGTGTTGGATAGGTTGCTAACAAGGTGGCAGCTAGTTGCTAGAGCtgtatgattttgaaaaaatatctaattgcgattattgtgactgatattgcaattgcgatatgatttgcaatagTAGAGGAATGATAATTATTAGATAATtctcattgaaaaacatatttaaatgattatggtTTTAGCgaggatctgtaccaaacaaagatgttttcataagtctgtagaatatgatgtgtaggctaggacatctctgcagcacgacaatatttaatttaaaatgctattttgacacacatttcatctTTAACATATGTTATGATAtgattgatgatgatgttgatttcTTCCTCATCGTGCAATTTGAAAAtcgcagtaggccatattgcgatttcgataaaatgttgattaattgtgcagccctactagtTTCTATGATGTAATAGGTGGTTGTTTCCAAGTGGTTGATATGATGTTCTCTGTGGTTGCTAGGGCGTTGGGTTGCTGCTAGGTGGTCGTATCTAGAGGGAAGCCCACAAACCGCGTAATTTGATCCGAGATCTgtaaaaactctcgcgagactcgccgACCGAcgacacatccatccatcatctgcaaccgcttatcccgttaggagTCACGTAggggctggagccaatcccagctgacatcgggcgaaggcagggtacaccctatCGCAGgtctgacacatagagacagacaaccattcacactcacagtcATCAATTAAcagtctttggactgtgggaggaagccggggaacacagagaaaacccacgctaacacagggagaatatgcaaactccacacagaagggccccaagacGGATTCGAACCTACGACCCTCTctctgtgaggcgccagtgctgaCCACCGTGACCACCATGCAGCCCTCCAACACacatcctaaccttaactattcgaggtcattGCCTAACCGTAgcaatctcgcgagagtttcccggTTTGGGGGCTCCCTTGTAGCCACTCCGCTGCTAGGTGGTTGCTAGGGTGTATGACGTTGTTATGGTGATACTGGTCTGTTGCTAGGACTGCATGGTTGGCAGGATGCTTTCAGTAAAGACACAAAAAATGACTACCTGCATTTTGATCACACAGCCTGATTTAATAGgatttctttagttttttgCTTTTTCAGTATCACAAGTTAAGTTGAACACAGTTGTCACTACAAGACCAGAGCGAGTGTGAGTTACCTCAGGTCGGATGTTGATGTCAGGCTCGAAGGCTTTGTTGTAGTTCTCTGACAGGAGCTGGTCTAGCAGCAGGTTGAGCTCCTCTCTCAGCTGGACTGAGTCAGCTCGTAGGGCTCGGAGCTTCGCGGCGCAGCGGGAAAACTGTTTCTCCACGTCCGACGGGGAGCCAAGCCGCCACCCGTCCGTCCCGAGAGGGGTGAACGGGGCGGCGTCCGCGGACAAAGCCACCGGAGGGAAAGCAGGGCCATCACTAACGGCCGCTGTTAACAACTCAGTTTGAGCCGCCATAGTTTTGAAGGCGGAAGTATTTCATTTGCTCGGTGGTTCCCACTCCTACTTTCAAGCTTGACATCCAAATGTGAGGCTCATTACTGCCCCCTACAGACAATGTAAACCAAACACACACCATCTCCCTCAGAAACAGCTGAAGAACTACCATCAACTACATTTAATGAAGCAATAtcagtatgtaaaaaataactaaatttaaagaaaaaagttcTGCATTCAACATTTTGTCTAAACAGGGTACAGAGATTTAAATGAAGTATCAACAGATTAAATCATTTTCACAACTGCCCCTTTGacatatttatgaaatatttgattattttgtatACATTTTCTTATTGAGTTTTGTGTGATTGTATAAAGGCACATAGGACTGGGGATTGGTCCATGTTGTATATTTCTATATCTATAAAAATCCTCATAGAAACTTAAAATGATTTATGCATTCATGTGTACATAACATGTTTATGTTGCAGCTGGTCAAGGTGGAGCCAATTCTGATTCCTTAGTATAAAgtggggtccagggacccccaggggtccgtggcactctgtcaggggatTCGCAAAacaatttgctataaattatagaATTGTGCTGTATTATTAGAAAGtttatatctacagatggggaccacattgtatttttttatttgtattctgtatttttatttagtgAATTCAAATAATTTTTATCCAGATATTTGATAAGCTTAAATCAATTTCAACCAGataattagtaaaaaaaataaaaaatttcatccagatattcagtaaaaatatatGAATCCCACCCAGATATctagtaaatataaatcaatttaacccagataattagtaaatataaatcaatttcactCATATTTATTTTGCTCAGTttcttaataaatataaatcagtttTCCTTGTAAAACTAATTTggattaacacatttttttttgtttaaatttagtTAATTTATTCAATACTCTTTAATCAAAATTGCAGTACTTCAAATCTATTCAATTATATTACCTGTCACTTTGTTGCCATTTTTTAGGGTGCATTTACACCAattaaacaagcatattgtTTCCATGtctcccacccacgttagctttgggccaatagaaactatatgattgtgacacacagcaatatgttcattattttttatttatttttaagttgaagtaagtttaaatatctggatttattaggacagTGTTGCTACTGATCATCTTTTGAAAActtgaaatgtaggctataaatgctgtcaagttgagtgcaaatgcaatttgaataaaatccccCTCTGTTTAGAGGTAAATAAatggtattaacattcaataacattgctaatttccccactgtgggactaacaATGGATGATCTCATcttattcaaattgaaatgcatttctgtttatcactatgaaacaagTCTATGGTAGTAAGCATTGTGCTTAATCAGTGTAACcattatgagggggtccttggaaaatgttctgccctgtaaggggtccctgCCCCCaaacagtttgagaaccactacAACCTATAAAAGTTCAGTTTTTGGACTAAACTTCTGAGAGAAGTGATTTCCAACTGAGGATGTCAGGAAGACATAGGAGAAAGAGCACAATACTTGCTTTAAAATGTAGGGGAGTATAGTATACAGTATTTGGAAATTATACAGTTGCGTTATTATAATTCCTTCTGCTGGATGTCCCCACACTGTTTCCTTTAACACTTTCCCCAATGCTGGTTAATACAACAATTTTAGAGACTACACTTAATTTCCAAAGCCTTCCACCAGTGGTGAAAGtgtaaattttaaattttattttgtgGACacaagcagagagacagacatctGTATCCCCCGTCTGCCTGTTCAGATAGAGCAGAACGTCCCCTACATCTGGAAACTAACACTGGAGTATGTGAGAACCAATTCTGAAGAAAATCTGACTCGTTTGTTGCCTCAAAGAACAAAAGTGTATATCATGTATCATCATTCACAATATTGTGATCTTAGTACATGCAAAGTGAAACAAATTCAAGGCACGCatacacaaaatacacattttggaCCAATTTACTGTGTCAAAGTTGTTTTGTGCTCAACATGTTGAAAATATCACAATACCAAACAGCACACTTAATTACATTCCAGAGATATACAGCACTAACATTGTAAAGATTCACAACTGAAGTGGAAACAGGAATGTTCAAGCATGTACAAAAGCTTAAATCTCTGTAATTTTCTTTATTAAGTGTAAGCAACAGTCTTGGAATTTATATCCAAACTCAGTCAACATTGAAAATTAAAGGCGTTTCAACAAAAACACTGTTGCTCGTTTTAATTCCATGAAAAATAAGTTATCATACAACATATCCATATGAAACAATGTACAAAGTCCGTGCATCAATgcacagcaaaaataatatccGGAAATTATGAGTCTGTCAGGTGTGAACATGCTGACTGAGTGCTGGAATGAGGAGTGGTTTCAAATTGGCATTATCTATGAACGGCACATCATCAGTCCAGGCATGATTAAAGCGCCATCCACCCATGGTGGTAATGTTGTAGATGGCAAACAATAACAGACTGAAGCAAGCAGGAAACCAGGAGGTAGGCATGTCCGCAAATGTACAGCGCAGCGTGGCACAGAAGTATTAAGGGCTGAATTAAAAGTAGTTTTCGATAGGGCGTGTTTGGATTTCAGCCCGACTTGAACAGTAGAATGGCCACTTGACCCAGGTAGAAGTAGATGAAATGCTTCGTCTCGTGCGTCACGTAGCTGCCAAAGTTCCTCCCAACAATGCAATGCCAGGTGGGATTGTACTTCTTGTCAAACTCCTGCAGGGGAGACAATGACGGGTATCAATAAATGTTACACCTTTGCACTACTCATTTGATATTGATCTAATGTACCTTTTTGACATAAGCAGCGATATCCTTCTCAATGTTGTACTTTTCCATAGCCTGCATGGCACAGTCTACCGCATCCTGCTGCATCTCATCAGACATGTCTGCATTCTTTATAACGGCCTTCTTGTCCGACATTTTGGCTTTTTGACTgcgaaggaggaaaaaaagtaataatcaGAGACATTTCTTACTAGTTCCAGTTCAAACAGTGAGCCTCGTCTTTCCATTTCCGCTGCGAACAGTTATTAGCTGCTGTAGTTAGGGGTCTACTTGTTTGCATGTTGAATTTACCATTGAGAGTTAAATAAGACTGGCACCCATCAAATCCAATTAACTGGATAGGAGGTCTTATGAAGCAGGATTACCAAGTCACCTGGATAACTTGCAGGAAAAACCTCACGTGGGCTTCACGGACAATTGTTCTGGGTCATACTTAGTGCAGTTATATAGACAACTCAGTAATGTGGGTTTGCGAGACATGTGTACAGCAGTAAGCCCTAAAAGAAGGCTGCTGCCATGATGTACATATTGGCTGGGGTGGATTAATGCACAGGCAGGCCTAGGCTGCAGCCTAGGGGCCCCATGTTTGCAAGGGTCCCAGATTGGACAATTATTcctaattatttaaatgtacttcagagaaaaaaaacaaaaactttacCCCTATTGGCCCAtaagaaacattaaaaaattaaGCAGCCGATTGGGTAGATGTGGGCTGACCTTATGAACCACGCCCCATGATGTGACAAGGTTCATAAGGTCAATTTGGTTTTCAAATAATACATCACTACTGGACAGAATAGcggtaaaatgaaaatatgaccACGGCGCACAAAAACGAAAAGCAGAACGGCTGAAAGAACACCGTGATCTACTAAAGAAAATCCCTAAATTGACTAGATATTTCAAGGTTTAGATTAAAAGGCTGGCtcaatgtgtgtctgtggatATGCCAGTGATCCCCGAGTGTGTACTTGTGGGCTGTGTAATATTCCTAGCATGCTCGCTTTTATTTACCAAAATataacccatttagttcattttggcgtatcagcgccgtgttatcaatacatagccAGACGACTGACGCTACaaggagtctcagcacagagtagcaggagtcagatttcacacacacgggacgagtgttgacagacaagacgatggcgggggatttggtgtcgaagcgaataGCAAAAGCGCGGTGTAATCGGTGAAAccagtgttgtcacaagtttatcaaccgtgggaaaatgtcctcaacGTCACAACCCTAATTCCTAGCATGCTTTtactagtgatgttacgtgctgtgccgaggcttcagagcgtgtgtcgagtaatccaggttTTCCGCGATGCACGTTTCGAGGcctgtatcgttttagaccaatgacgtcattgatgacgtcCGAAGCCTCGCCATAGCGCGTGACTGGTTCAGGAAGTGGTTGAAATCTTCACTGGTTgaaccaatgccactttccagaagtgacacagaacactaatattacccctcctgccattattatattacattacaatacaattattgaccaaaggatcggtttacacacataagctgcattactcacaaaacaattacagtttattatacatgaatattatatactcataatatacttacttattatatattatatagaaataaatggattacatggtaatagattttttttcattgtttatagtcattcccaacagcctttactggggcaaaatacagtatatcacagatcacatggttaagatcatatctgcctgtttgaCACTCTTTGgacaccaggtggtttcgtgtgcaACATATGAAGCCTcgagaaatgaacccttttccgaaccaatttaatggaaagcttcaaagcttcatgaagcttcagctcgccaTCACTAGCTTTTAcattaaataacttttttttctggcaaTGTTAAAGCATGATGAGTGAGAGGGGGGGATACAAAGAGTAGCCTAGGGGCCCCTGACCACCTTCATCCGCCACTGCATATCTGCACCTGCAAGCTCGCAGCATCACAACTCGGATTTACTGCTGCTTGTGAAGCAACACTTTCACTAGTTCTGCCCTAATGCCACCACAAGTTCTATAATTCAACTGAATGTGTAAGGTTTACAAACAACAATGAACAGAAAGTGTTATTAATGCAGCTCCTCAGGACAAATACAACAGGCGAGATTAgcatagcagcagcagcagcttcagtaaTCCCGTTCACCTGCTGACAATGCACGGGTTGGATTAGCAAGAAACACGGCAAAACACGTTATCACACATGCAGTCAACTCTTACCGTCTCTCAGCGGAGTTAAATAGTTTACAGTTGTACGTTACGGGCAGCTGCACAGTTGTTCGTTCATTTATGAAAAGAAAGCGTGCGTCTCTGCCCCGCCCCTCCACATCACATCTGGTATGTGATTGGCTGGAGAGGAGCCTACACCCCGGTGACGGCGTTTTTCACTTGCGGACAGTGCCTGCATCTTATTTCCACCCAGAATGCACTGCTTTcaaccccctcccctcctctcagaGGAAGTGATTGATCCAGCTGATTAGGCTGGTCAAGCCCATTCTCTGGCCCATTCTATTTAAGAttgtaggtaggtaggtagacagaaataagaaaaataacacaatttgaaaaaaaaataataataataaaaataatatatatatataaatttgtatataaacacacgtggacaaaattgttggtacccttccgttaaagaaagaaaaacccacaatggtcactgaaataacttgaaactgacaaaagtaataataaataaaaatttactgaaaacgaactaatgaaaatcagatattgcttttgaattgtggttcaacagaatcattttaaaaaaacaaactaatgaaactggcctggacaaaaatgatggtacccttgacttaatattttgttgcacaaccttttgaggcaatgaCTGCAAtcaagcgatttctgtaactctcaatgagacttctgcacctgtcgacaggtattttggcccactccttgtgagcaaactgctccagctgtctcaggcttgaagggtgccttctccgaatgcatgtttcagctccttccacagatgttcaataggatttagatcagggctcatagaaggccacttcagaatagtccaatgttttgttcttagccattcttgggtgtttttagctgtgttttgggtcattatcctgtttgaggacccatgacctgcaactgagaccaagctttctgacactgggcagcacatttcgctccagaatgccttgatagtcttgagatttcattgtaccctgcacagattcaagtaaccctgtgccagatgcagcaaagcagccccataacataactgagcctcctccatgtttcacattaggtacagtgttcttttctttgtatgcttcctttttgcgtctgtgaacatagagctaatgtgacttgccaaaaagctccagttttgtctcatctgtccaaaggacattctcccagaagctttgtggcttgtcaatatgcattttggcaaattccagtcttgcttttttatgatttgcgtcctcctcggttgtcttccattaagtccactttggctcaaacagcgacggatggtgcgatctgacactgatgtaccttgaccttggagttcacctataatctctttggaagttgttctgggctctttggttaccattcgtattatccgtctcttcaatatgtcatcaattttcctcttgcggccacgtccagggaggttggctacagtcccgtggaccttaaacttctgaataatatgtgcaactgtagtcacaggaacatcaagctgcttggagatggtcttatagcctttacctttaacatgcttgtctataattttctttctaatctcctgagacaactctctccttagctttctgtggtccatgttcagtgtggtacacaccatgataccaaacagcacagtaactacttttcaccctttaaataggcagactgtccctatggtcaaattattttcaatcttttctaggggtaccatcatttttgttcaggccagtttcattagtttgttttttaaaatgattctgttgaaccacaattcaaaagcaatgtctgattttcattagttaattttcagtaaatttttatttattattacttttgtccgtttcaagttatttcagtgaccattgtgggtttttctttctttaatggaagggtaccaacaattttgtccacgtgtgtatatataaatattttttatttcaaaatgacagtatacaaagtaacagcagaaaacattgaaataatttacatacagtagaagCGTAgcgaaaaacataaacaaagagctttgCCAAACacaaaaaggacaacagaaatgaaacaaaaccaacataaaatttaaaaaaaaaagaccatgcgagtatgacaataattccattaaaaaagatattgtatacatttattgttttcattgctttttggttttgtgaggaagaaattgttgacagatatagatccatttccttcataaatacaaagaatttttttcccgtaaatttacacttgtgaatgtggaacttcgcgagcattaaaatgcattactgtctttgtcactgtaaccatagcaacaaaatataatatttctatagtacagtgcaaaatttgagaaaatgttaacaagtataaaattgtTGACATCTTTACACAATTCAtatgtaaatttacaggaccaaaataaatgagaccaattttcaggatgtgattcgcagaaggaacaatttacatctatgtcactctCACTAACTtttgtaagaaatgtttcactggatagaaTCTATGGATCAATTTAAATGACACCTCTTTAACCTTATTTGCTAGAAGGAACTTTTGCGGTAAGGACCATAAACTTTCTTCCAGTCTACACTAACAAAATTGCTCCAATAAAATGTTGCTGCCGGAATAGAAACCATGCTGTCCTGAAACAAGGCCCTTATCCTGGAGTTCATACCTCTATTAACAGAAAAACTGAATTTACCTAACGGAGATGGAATGGGGTCAGGGGGTCGACACTGACAAGGGTGGAGAGTGGTCAGCATTCTTCAATAACATGTACATTCCAGATGGGATAGCGTCAAAAACTATAGAAAACTCTTTTGGGGTTATTGGTATATTGTACCTGGCGAGAAATTCTGAGTAATTGTAAAGTAGTCCTTCTCTATTAAACAACTGACTCACGAGTATAATACCATTGTTAAACCATTTATcatgaaatagagacatgtttttatataaaatattacagttgTTCCAAATATAACATCTCTGGGGAGAGAAATTGTGCTTGTAAATCAGCGCCTGAGCCAAAAGAACCTGTTGATGAAAATTGGAAAGCTTAAGCGGGATTTTCTGAATACTATAGTTACAAAGCAGAATGAATTTTAGACATGAGAGATGAAGTTCCAAATAGAGGTAGGATTTTTTAGATATTGTTTGATCCAATTTATTTTGAATGTATTGTTTAGAGAGCTGAAGTCTATAAAATTTAGCCCACCATTGTTTTTGCATATAGTGGGTTTTGTTTTTCCATAAGAAATTGCTTATTGTCCTATCAATAGATTTGCATATTGAATTATCAGCATATATTGACTGAGCAGCATAGGTTAGACGAGATATACCTTCTGCCTTAGTGAGCAGAACTCTGCCCTTCAGAGACAAGTCTCTG
This window harbors:
- the LOC141753234 gene encoding dynein light chain 2, cytoplasmic-like, with translation MSDKKAVIKNADMSDEMQQDAVDCAMQAMEKYNIEKDIAAYVKKEFDKKYNPTWHCIVGRNFGSYVTHETKHFIYFYLGQVAILLFKSG